A stretch of Vannielia litorea DNA encodes these proteins:
- a CDS encoding class I SAM-dependent methyltransferase has product MTGLVARLKARIAAEGPMRMDAYMAACLTDPDHGYYVTRDPLGAGGDFITAPEISQMFGELIGLWLAQVWTDQGAPGRFVLAELGPGRGTLMADALRAAARVPGFAEAAQLVLVEASPALTAVQAETLRGHGPRWVERVEALPEGPLYLVANEFFDALPVRQFIRVEEGWHERCVGLEGDGLGLATRPVEAPELAYRLGDTAPGDLVETCAAAAAIAGEIGARLARHRAGVALIVDYGEVLSKGDTVQAVQAHAPVGVLDTPGEADLTAHVDFGALAAARGPAEAAPLTPQGVWLERLGITARAQALAARLEGEALSQHIAAHRRLTHPEEMGRLFKCLALHPSNTATPPGF; this is encoded by the coding sequence ATGACCGGGCTTGTCGCGCGGCTGAAGGCGCGGATCGCGGCGGAGGGGCCGATGCGCATGGATGCCTACATGGCCGCCTGCCTGACCGACCCCGACCATGGCTACTACGTGACCCGCGACCCGCTGGGCGCGGGCGGCGACTTCATCACCGCGCCGGAAATCTCGCAGATGTTCGGAGAGCTGATCGGGCTCTGGCTGGCGCAGGTCTGGACAGACCAGGGCGCGCCGGGGCGGTTCGTGCTGGCCGAGCTGGGGCCGGGACGGGGCACGCTGATGGCCGATGCGCTGCGCGCGGCGGCGCGGGTGCCGGGGTTCGCGGAGGCGGCGCAGCTGGTGCTGGTGGAGGCCTCTCCGGCGCTGACGGCGGTGCAGGCGGAGACCCTGCGGGGCCACGGCCCGCGCTGGGTGGAGCGGGTGGAGGCCCTGCCGGAGGGGCCGCTCTACCTGGTGGCCAACGAGTTTTTCGACGCGCTGCCGGTGCGGCAGTTCATCCGGGTGGAGGAGGGCTGGCACGAGCGCTGCGTGGGGCTGGAGGGCGACGGCCTCGGCCTTGCCACGCGGCCCGTGGAGGCGCCGGAGCTGGCCTATCGGCTGGGCGACACGGCGCCGGGCGACTTGGTGGAGACCTGCGCGGCGGCGGCGGCGATCGCGGGCGAGATCGGCGCGCGGCTGGCGCGGCACCGGGCGGGGGTGGCGCTGATCGTGGATTACGGCGAGGTGCTCTCGAAGGGCGACACGGTGCAGGCGGTGCAGGCCCATGCGCCGGTGGGCGTGCTCGACACGCCGGGCGAGGCCGACCTGACGGCGCATGTGGACTTCGGCGCGCTGGCGGCGGCGCGGGGGCCGGCGGAGGCCGCACCGCTAACGCCGCAGGGGGTGTGGCTGGAGCGGCTGGGGATCACCGCGCGGGCGCAGGCGCTGGCGGCGCGGCTCGAGGGCGAGGCCCTGAGCCAGCACATCGCCGCCCATCGCCGCTTGACCCACCCCGAGGAAATGGGGAGGCTCTTCAAGTGTCTTGCCCTTCATCCCTCCAACACGGCAACGCCGCCCGGTTTTTGA
- the carB gene encoding carbamoyl-phosphate synthase large subunit: MPKRTDIKSIMIIGAGPIVIGQACEFDYSGAQACKALREEGYRVILVNSNPATIMTDPELADATYIEPITPEIVAKIIEKERPDALLPTMGGQTGLNTSLKLEEMGVLEKFGVEMIGAKREAIEMAEDRKLFREAMDRIGLENPKATIITAPKKANGAPDLDAGVQQALAELEHIGLPAIIRPAFTLGGTGGGVAYNREDYIHYCRTGMDASPVSQILVDESLLGWKEFEMEVVRDKADNAIIICSIENVDPMGVHTGDSITVAPALTLTDKEYQIMRNGSIAVLREIGVETGGSNVQWAVNPADGRMVVIEMNPRVSRSSALASKATGFPIAKIAAKLAVGYTLDELDNDITKVTPASFEPTIDYVVTKIPRFAFEKFPGAKPDLTTAMKSVGEAMSIGRTIHESLQKALASMETGLTGFDEIEIPGAPDVAAVTKALAQKTPDRLRVIAQAMRHGLSDDDIGAATQFDPWFLARIREIVEAEEKLRKNGLPMDEAGLRHVKMMGFTDARLAALTGRDEANIRRARLNLGVTAVFKRIDTCGAEFEAQTPYMYSTYEHPAMGEVECEARPSGAKKVVILGGGPNRIGQGIEFDYCCCHACFALTGQGYETIMVNCNPETVSTDYDTSDRLYFEPLTFEHVMEILRVEQDAGTLHGVIVQFGGQTPLKLANALEAEGIPILGTTPDAIDLAEDRERFQDLVNRLGLKQPKNGIAHSDAEALAIAADIGFPLVIRPSYVLGGRAMEIVRDMAGLERYIREAVVVSGKSPVLLDSYLSGATEVDVDALCDGENVHVAGIMQHIEEAGVHSGDSACSLPPHTLPTEVVDRLIEQTEALALALHVVGLMNVQFAVKPDETGENEIYLIEVNPRASRTVPFVAKATDSAIASIAARLMAGEKLSDFPQAAPHVPVDENTPIPMGDPLSLADFRTPWFSVKEAVLPFNRFPGVDTLLGPEMRSTGEVMGWDRSFPRAFLKAQMGAGTHLPKPGAGKVFLSIKEDDKGPVLVETAQVLTDLGFPLVATRGTAKYLAEHGIAAEVVNKAYEGRPHVVDAMKNGDICLVMNSTEGAQSVEDSRSMRAVCLSDRIPYFTTLAASHAAALAMKSRDEGELVVRSLQQA; encoded by the coding sequence ATGCCGAAGAGAACCGATATCAAGTCCATCATGATCATCGGCGCGGGGCCCATCGTCATCGGGCAGGCCTGCGAGTTCGATTATTCCGGTGCCCAGGCCTGCAAGGCGCTGCGCGAGGAGGGCTACCGGGTGATCCTGGTCAACTCCAACCCGGCCACCATCATGACCGACCCGGAGCTGGCCGACGCCACCTACATCGAGCCGATCACCCCCGAGATCGTGGCCAAGATCATCGAGAAGGAGCGGCCCGACGCGCTCTTGCCCACCATGGGCGGGCAGACCGGCCTCAACACCTCGCTGAAGCTCGAGGAAATGGGCGTGCTGGAGAAGTTCGGCGTGGAGATGATCGGCGCCAAGCGCGAGGCCATCGAGATGGCCGAGGACCGCAAGCTCTTTCGTGAGGCGATGGACCGGATCGGGCTGGAGAACCCCAAGGCCACCATCATCACCGCCCCCAAGAAGGCCAACGGCGCCCCCGACCTCGACGCGGGCGTGCAGCAGGCGCTGGCGGAGCTGGAGCACATCGGCCTGCCCGCGATCATTCGCCCCGCCTTCACCCTCGGCGGCACCGGCGGCGGCGTGGCCTACAACCGCGAGGACTACATCCACTACTGCCGCACCGGCATGGATGCCTCGCCGGTGAGCCAGATTCTCGTCGACGAATCCCTTCTGGGCTGGAAGGAGTTCGAGATGGAGGTGGTGCGCGACAAGGCCGACAACGCGATCATCATCTGCTCCATCGAGAACGTGGACCCGATGGGCGTGCACACCGGCGACAGCATCACCGTGGCCCCTGCCCTCACCCTGACCGACAAGGAATACCAGATCATGCGCAACGGCTCGATTGCCGTGCTGCGCGAGATCGGGGTGGAGACCGGCGGCTCCAACGTGCAGTGGGCGGTCAACCCCGCCGATGGCCGGATGGTGGTGATCGAGATGAACCCGCGGGTGTCGCGGAGTTCGGCGCTGGCCTCCAAGGCCACGGGCTTTCCCATCGCCAAGATCGCTGCCAAGCTCGCGGTGGGCTACACGCTGGACGAGCTGGACAACGACATCACCAAGGTGACGCCCGCCAGCTTCGAGCCGACCATCGATTACGTGGTCACCAAGATCCCGCGCTTTGCCTTCGAGAAGTTCCCCGGCGCCAAGCCCGACCTCACCACGGCGATGAAATCGGTGGGCGAGGCGATGAGCATCGGCCGGACCATCCATGAATCGCTGCAGAAGGCGCTGGCGAGCATGGAAACGGGCCTCACCGGCTTTGACGAGATCGAGATTCCCGGTGCGCCGGACGTGGCCGCCGTGACCAAGGCGCTGGCCCAGAAGACCCCGGACCGGCTGCGGGTGATCGCCCAGGCCATGCGGCACGGGCTCTCGGACGACGACATCGGCGCGGCGACCCAGTTCGACCCCTGGTTCCTGGCCCGCATCCGCGAGATCGTGGAGGCCGAGGAGAAGCTGCGCAAGAACGGCCTGCCGATGGACGAGGCCGGGCTGCGCCACGTGAAGATGATGGGCTTTACCGATGCCCGCCTTGCCGCCCTCACCGGCCGCGACGAGGCCAACATTCGCCGCGCCCGGCTGAACCTGGGCGTGACGGCGGTGTTCAAGCGGATCGACACCTGCGGCGCCGAGTTCGAGGCGCAGACGCCCTACATGTACTCGACCTACGAGCACCCGGCGATGGGCGAGGTGGAATGCGAGGCGCGGCCCTCGGGTGCCAAGAAGGTTGTGATCCTGGGCGGCGGGCCCAACCGGATCGGCCAGGGCATCGAATTCGACTATTGCTGCTGTCACGCCTGCTTTGCACTCACCGGGCAGGGCTACGAGACGATCATGGTCAACTGCAACCCGGAGACGGTGAGCACCGATTACGACACCTCCGACCGGCTCTACTTCGAGCCGCTGACCTTCGAGCACGTGATGGAGATCCTGCGGGTGGAGCAGGACGCGGGCACGCTGCACGGGGTCATCGTGCAGTTCGGCGGGCAGACGCCGCTGAAGCTGGCCAATGCGCTGGAGGCCGAGGGCATCCCGATTCTGGGCACCACGCCGGATGCGATCGACCTTGCCGAGGACCGCGAGCGGTTTCAGGACCTCGTCAACCGGCTCGGGCTCAAGCAGCCGAAGAACGGCATCGCCCATTCCGACGCCGAGGCGCTCGCCATTGCCGCCGACATCGGCTTTCCGCTGGTGATCCGCCCCTCCTACGTGCTGGGCGGCCGGGCGATGGAGATCGTCCGCGACATGGCGGGGCTGGAGCGCTACATCCGCGAGGCGGTGGTGGTTTCGGGCAAGAGCCCGGTGCTGCTCGACAGCTACCTCTCGGGCGCGACCGAGGTGGACGTCGACGCGCTTTGCGACGGCGAAAACGTGCATGTGGCGGGGATCATGCAGCACATCGAGGAGGCCGGCGTGCACTCGGGCGACAGTGCCTGCTCGCTGCCGCCCCATACCCTGCCCACCGAGGTGGTCGACCGGCTGATCGAACAGACCGAGGCGCTGGCGCTGGCGCTGCATGTCGTGGGCCTGATGAACGTGCAGTTCGCGGTGAAGCCCGACGAGACGGGCGAGAACGAGATCTACCTCATCGAGGTGAACCCGCGCGCCTCGCGCACCGTGCCCTTCGTGGCCAAGGCCACCGACTCGGCCATTGCCTCCATCGCCGCCCGGCTGATGGCGGGCGAGAAGCTCTCGGACTTCCCGCAGGCCGCGCCGCATGTGCCGGTGGACGAGAACACGCCGATCCCGATGGGCGACCCGCTGAGCCTGGCCGATTTCCGCACGCCGTGGTTCTCGGTGAAGGAGGCGGTGCTGCCGTTCAACCGCTTCCCCGGCGTCGACACGCTGCTTGGCCCCGAGATGCGCTCGACCGGCGAGGTGATGGGCTGGGATCGGTCCTTCCCGCGCGCCTTTCTCAAGGCGCAGATGGGCGCGGGCACCCACCTGCCCAAGCCCGGCGCGGGCAAGGTGTTCCTGTCGATCAAGGAAGACGACAAGGGGCCGGTGCTGGTGGAGACCGCACAGGTGCTCACGGACCTCGGCTTTCCGCTCGTGGCGACGCGGGGCACGGCGAAATACCTCGCCGAGCATGGCATCGCGGCCGAGGTGGTGAACAAGGCCTACGAGGGCCGGCCGCATGTGGTGGACGCGATGAAGAACGGCGACATCTGCCTGGTGATGAACTCCACCGAGGGCGCGCAGTCGGTCGAGGACTCGCGCTCGATGCGGGCGGTGTGCCTGAGCGACCGGATCCCCTATTTCACCACGCTGGCCGCGAGCCACGCGGCGGCGCTGGCGATGAAGTCGCGCGACGAGGGCGAGCTGGTGGTGCGGTCGCTCCAGCAGGCGTGA
- a CDS encoding thymidine kinase, translated as MAKLYFHYSTMNAGKSTILLQASHNYRERGMETYLLNVAFDDRAGAGTIGSRIGLEAAADTFTDSEDLYDKIDARLKAGPCACVFIDEAQFLTTEQVWQLARVVDDLGVPIMCYGLRVDFRGELFPGSAALLALADEMREVRTICHCGKKATMVVRMSEDGEVLREGAQVQIGGNETYLSLCRRHWREAMGR; from the coding sequence ATGGCCAAGCTCTACTTTCACTACTCCACGATGAATGCCGGCAAGAGCACGATCCTGCTGCAGGCCTCGCACAACTACCGCGAACGCGGGATGGAGACCTACCTGCTGAACGTGGCCTTCGACGACCGCGCGGGCGCCGGCACCATCGGCAGCCGGATCGGGCTGGAGGCGGCGGCGGATACCTTCACCGACAGCGAGGACCTCTACGACAAGATCGACGCGCGGCTGAAGGCGGGGCCCTGCGCCTGCGTCTTCATCGACGAGGCCCAGTTTCTGACGACGGAGCAGGTGTGGCAGCTCGCACGGGTGGTGGATGACCTCGGCGTGCCGATCATGTGCTACGGGCTCAGGGTGGATTTCAGGGGCGAGCTGTTTCCGGGCTCGGCGGCGCTGCTGGCGCTGGCCGACGAGATGCGCGAGGTGCGCACGATCTGCCATTGCGGCAAGAAGGCCACCATGGTGGTGCGGATGAGCGAGGACGGCGAGGTGCTGCGCGAGGGGGCGCAGGTGCAGATCGGCGGCAACGAGACCTATCTCAGCCTGTGCCGCCGCCATTGGCGCGAGGCCATGGGGCGCTGA
- a CDS encoding YbjN domain-containing protein: MSLSESYFESEDLHPIDIVETLAEHHDWDFDRIADDQIAMAVEGQWRTYSITLAWSGYDETLRLICTFEMEPPEDKHGALYEVLNSVNDMCWAGAFTYWAEQKLMVYRYGLVMGGGQMAHPEQIDKLIGAAVSAAERFYPAMQLVVWGDRTAKDAMQVAIAEAYGRA; this comes from the coding sequence ATGTCACTCTCAGAATCCTATTTTGAATCCGAGGATCTCCACCCGATCGACATCGTCGAGACGCTGGCGGAGCACCACGACTGGGATTTCGACCGCATCGCGGACGACCAGATCGCCATGGCGGTCGAAGGGCAGTGGCGAACCTACTCGATCACCCTCGCCTGGTCGGGCTACGACGAGACCCTGCGCCTCATCTGCACCTTCGAGATGGAGCCCCCCGAAGACAAGCACGGCGCCCTCTACGAGGTGCTGAACTCGGTCAACGACATGTGCTGGGCCGGGGCCTTCACCTACTGGGCCGAGCAGAAGCTCATGGTCTACCGCTACGGCCTGGTCATGGGCGGCGGCCAGATGGCCCACCCCGAGCAGATCGACAAGCTGATCGGCGCGGCGGTCTCGGCGGCCGAGCGCTTCTACCCTGCGATGCAGCTGGTGGTCTGGGGCGACCGCACCGCCAAGGACGCCATGCAGGTTGCCATTGCCGAGGCCTACGGCCGGGCCTGA
- a CDS encoding tRNA-binding protein — translation MSEITFDDFLKVDIRVGTVTRAEPFPEARKPAYKLWVDYGAEIGVKKSSAQITAHYTLEELVGRQVIGVVNFPPRQIGPFMSEALVLGIPDENGEVVLLGPGQAVPIGGRMF, via the coding sequence ATGAGCGAGATCACCTTCGACGACTTCCTGAAGGTCGACATCCGCGTCGGCACCGTCACCCGCGCCGAGCCCTTTCCCGAGGCCCGCAAGCCCGCCTACAAGCTCTGGGTCGACTATGGCGCCGAGATCGGCGTCAAGAAATCCTCCGCCCAGATCACCGCGCACTACACGCTCGAAGAGCTGGTCGGGCGGCAGGTGATCGGCGTGGTCAACTTCCCGCCGCGCCAGATCGGGCCGTTCATGTCCGAGGCGCTGGTGCTGGGCATTCCCGACGAGAACGGCGAGGTCGTCCTCCTCGGCCCCGGGCAGGCGGTGCCCATCGGCGGGCGCATGTTCTGA
- the proC gene encoding pyrroline-5-carboxylate reductase: MMDELNARGLVLLGCGKMGGAMLAGWLARGLKPEAVTVLDPHPSDWLKAQAGVRVNTALPQSPAVAIIAVKPQMMGDALPALKALGPATTFVSIAAGTPIAAFEAALGAVPVVRAMPNTPAAVGRGISAVIGNSAVTPEQLDMACALLSAVGEVVRLDHEDQIDAVTGVSGSGPAYVFHMIEALAQAGEAQGLAPDLAMTLARATVCGAGELAHQEDATAEQLRINVTSPNGTTQAGLEVLMPELPDLMRRTVEAATNRAKELRA, encoded by the coding sequence ATGATGGATGAACTCAACGCACGCGGGCTGGTGCTCCTGGGCTGTGGCAAGATGGGCGGGGCGATGCTCGCCGGATGGCTGGCGCGCGGGCTGAAACCCGAGGCCGTCACCGTGCTCGACCCGCACCCCTCCGACTGGCTGAAGGCCCAGGCCGGCGTGCGCGTCAACACCGCGCTGCCCCAAAGCCCCGCCGTGGCGATCATCGCCGTGAAGCCGCAGATGATGGGCGATGCGCTCCCGGCGCTGAAAGCCCTCGGCCCGGCCACCACCTTCGTCTCCATCGCCGCCGGCACCCCCATCGCCGCCTTCGAGGCAGCCCTTGGCGCTGTGCCCGTGGTCCGCGCCATGCCCAACACCCCCGCCGCCGTGGGCCGCGGCATCTCTGCCGTCATCGGCAACAGCGCGGTCACGCCCGAACAGCTCGACATGGCCTGCGCCCTGCTCTCCGCCGTCGGCGAGGTCGTGCGGCTCGACCATGAAGACCAGATCGACGCGGTCACCGGCGTCTCCGGCTCCGGCCCGGCCTATGTGTTCCACATGATCGAGGCGCTGGCCCAGGCGGGCGAGGCGCAAGGCCTCGCCCCCGACCTCGCCATGACGCTGGCCCGCGCCACCGTCTGCGGGGCAGGGGAGCTGGCCCACCAGGAGGACGCGACGGCCGAACAACTCCGCATCAACGTCACCTCCCCCAACGGCACCACCCAGGCCGGGCTGGAGGTGCTGATGCCCGAACTGCCCGACCTGATGCGCCGCACGGTCGAGGCCGCCACCAACCGAGCAAAGGAGCTGCGCGCATGA
- the lgt gene encoding prolipoprotein diacylglyceryl transferase: MQALIPFPDIDPAIFTIGLFGMEFSLRWYALAYIAGILAGWRIGVTLAGKARLWPGDKVPMSRDQGDDMLTWIVLGIILGGRLGYVLFYKPAYYWANPAEIIRLWDGGMAFHGGLLGVVIGVWIFCARNAISKINIADLLAVCVPPGLFFGRIANFINAELYGRPTDVAWGVKFPSMCFDPIRQGCAVAGEWFYTGAEVARHPSQLYEAGLEGLLLGAIVLVMALKGSFKVPGLTVGVFFAGYGISRFIVEFYRLADAQFMTPDNPAGHVMRIGEWGITKGQQLSLPMVALGLGLILYALLRRRRAAAA; this comes from the coding sequence ATGCAGGCGCTCATCCCCTTCCCCGACATCGACCCGGCGATCTTTACCATCGGCCTCTTCGGCATGGAGTTTTCGCTGCGCTGGTATGCGCTGGCCTATATCGCGGGGATTCTCGCGGGCTGGCGGATCGGGGTGACGCTGGCGGGCAAGGCGCGGCTCTGGCCGGGCGACAAGGTGCCGATGAGCCGGGACCAGGGCGACGACATGCTGACCTGGATCGTGCTGGGCATCATTCTGGGCGGCCGGCTGGGCTATGTGCTGTTCTACAAGCCTGCCTATTACTGGGCCAACCCGGCCGAGATCATCCGGCTCTGGGATGGCGGCATGGCGTTTCACGGCGGGCTGCTGGGCGTGGTGATCGGGGTCTGGATCTTTTGCGCGCGCAACGCGATCTCGAAGATCAACATCGCCGACCTGCTCGCCGTCTGCGTGCCGCCGGGGCTGTTCTTTGGCCGCATCGCCAACTTCATCAACGCCGAGCTCTACGGCCGCCCGACCGATGTGGCCTGGGGCGTGAAGTTTCCGTCGATGTGCTTCGACCCGATCCGGCAAGGCTGCGCGGTGGCGGGCGAGTGGTTTTATACCGGGGCGGAGGTGGCGCGGCATCCGAGCCAGCTCTACGAGGCGGGGCTCGAAGGCCTGCTGCTGGGCGCGATCGTGCTGGTCATGGCGCTCAAGGGCAGCTTCAAGGTGCCGGGGCTGACGGTGGGCGTGTTCTTTGCCGGCTACGGCATTTCGCGATTCATCGTGGAGTTCTACCGGCTGGCGGACGCGCAGTTCATGACGCCTGACAACCCGGCGGGCCACGTCATGCGGATCGGCGAATGGGGCATCACCAAGGGTCAGCAATTGAGCCTGCCGATGGTGGCGCTGGGGCTCGGGCTGATCCTGTATGCGCTGCTGCGCAGGCGGCGCGCCGCGGCGGCATGA
- a CDS encoding BrnA antitoxin family protein encodes MPVDPEKMTKTERQHFMYGVDALRMIEHDIHDRLWDINGCPPEWHEIWHDDDRRDPRRERVTLNLDADVLKFFRSLGPGYQPRINRVLRAFMHMRLAKVIEGPDVNDYVLRPEKLAFKTRRRAEYGDSAEGV; translated from the coding sequence ATGCCTGTCGATCCCGAGAAGATGACCAAGACCGAGCGCCAGCACTTCATGTATGGCGTCGATGCGCTGCGGATGATCGAACACGACATCCACGACCGTCTGTGGGACATCAACGGCTGCCCGCCCGAGTGGCACGAGATCTGGCACGACGACGACCGCCGCGACCCCAGGCGCGAGCGCGTCACCCTCAACCTCGATGCCGACGTGCTCAAGTTCTTCCGCAGCCTCGGCCCCGGCTACCAGCCCCGCATCAACCGCGTGCTGCGCGCCTTCATGCACATGCGCCTCGCCAAGGTCATCGAGGGCCCCGACGTCAACGACTACGTGCTGAGGCCCGAGAAACTGGCCTTCAAGACCCGGCGGCGGGCGGAGTATGGCGACAGCGCCGAGGGGGTGTGA
- a CDS encoding accessory factor UbiK family protein, whose amino-acid sequence MQTRNKLFDDLSQLMTNAMGVAQGAKDEAETALRGWMDRWLVDRDFVTREEFDAVRAMAQKAREENEALKARLDALEAVASK is encoded by the coding sequence ATGCAAACCCGCAACAAGCTGTTCGACGACCTGTCCCAACTGATGACCAACGCCATGGGTGTGGCCCAGGGTGCAAAGGACGAGGCCGAAACGGCGCTGCGCGGCTGGATGGACCGATGGCTCGTCGACCGCGACTTCGTGACCCGCGAGGAGTTCGACGCGGTGCGCGCCATGGCCCAGAAGGCCCGCGAGGAGAACGAGGCCCTCAAGGCCCGGCTCGACGCGCTGGAGGCCGTCGCCTCCAAGTAA